The Cloeon dipterum chromosome 3, ieCloDipt1.1, whole genome shotgun sequence genome includes a region encoding these proteins:
- the LOC135939344 gene encoding probable 2-oxoglutarate dehydrogenase E1 component DHKTD1 homolog, mitochondrial has protein sequence MLKLLSFEIAHKNTVLNIGRHLFARNYQTHTGVYGYKPRPKRDFQISHEVLEARSRQPNFCRLVAAYREHAHKQAEINPVALNPIRPLKELEAERFGLYNDDIVKTPGILNGPSSECTVAEAIHFLEYVYSKTISAEFSYLENEEEREWFAEEMEDKVPMDIPLEAKKAIAEELIKSQVFDRFMASKFPTVKRYGAEGAEAMVAFFQELFYMSARDEIEQIVLCMPHRGRLNLLTGMFNFPPAALFRKLKGQFEFPPSAQATGDVISHLTSTTNLEIDGKSLHLTMLFCPSHLEAVNPVSMGKTRARQQTLGDGAYSKDESKQWSDKVLNVQVHGDAAFAGQGVNQETLNMTTVPHFEVGGSVHLVVNNQIGFSTPGPRGRSSRYCCDLAKMVSAPVIHVNGNDPEMVFRATQIAFRYQRQFRKDVFIDMNCFRRWGHNEVDDPTFTNPIQYKIIDKQRSVPDLYVEKLEESGLFSAEEASGVSKKYYDWLNNQLKLADNYEPQASFLTGPWSHVCQADAAVTTWDTGVSTNLLKFVGHKSVSFPQDFEIHPHLLKTFVQGRLRKIQEENQIDWATAEALAVGSLLYEGYDVRICGQDVGRGTFAQRHAMLVDQETNDTYIPLNEMDPEQKGHLEVANSILSEEAVLGFEYGMSIESPKRLAIWEAQFGDFFNGAQIQIDTFIASGETKWVTCSGLVMLLPHGYDGAGPEHSSCRLERFLQLSDSNEDKPDGDNVNMHIVHPTTPAQYFHLLRRQMLRNFRKPLIVASAKTVLRLPAASSSLAEMAPGTSFNPVLGDLEAEANGKSVNRVVFTSGKHYYSLVGQRKLLDRKDVAIIRVESLCPFPTLELNKQLEKYPRAKSFIWSQEEPRNQGAWNFVQPRFYNLVGKKLSYRGRPTLAAPAVGYGIAHKQQAEEVITSAFSP, from the exons ATGCTCAAGTTGCTGTCGTTTGAAATTGCGCACAAAAACACCGTGCTCAACATCGGCAGACACCTGTTTGCGAGAAATTATCAAACACACACCGGGGTCTACGGCTACAAACCTCGCCCCAAACGAGATTTCCAGA TCTCCCACGAGGTGTTGGAGGCCCGCAGCAGACAGCCAAATTTTTGTCGGCTCGTCGCCGCTTACAGGGAGCATGCCCACAAACAAGCCGAGATAAATCCGGTCGCGCTCAATCCAATAAG gcCGCTGAAAGAGTTGGAAGCTGAACGTTTCGGCCTGTACAACGACGACATAGTCAAAACTCCAGGAATCCTCAATGGACCGTCCAGCGAGTGCACTGTCGCAGAGGCCATTCACTTTCTCGAGTACGTCTACAGCAAGACAATCTCTGCGGAATTCAGCTACCTTGAG AATGAGGAGGAGCGCGAGTGGTTTGCCGAGGAAATGGAAGACAAGGTCCCAATGGACATTCCTCTGGAAGCGAAGAAAGCCATAGCCGAGGAGTTGATCAAGTCGCAGGTTTTCGATCGTTTCATGGCGAGCAAATTTCCAACCGTGAAACGCTACGGCGCCGAAGGAGCAGAGGCGATGGTTGCCTTCTTCCAGGAGCTCTTTTACATGTCCGCCAGAGACGAAATTGAGCAAATTGTGCTGTGCATGCCTCACAGAGGCCGTCTCAATTTGCTCACCGGAATGTTCAATTTCCCGCCGGCCGCTCTCTTTCGAAAGCTGAAAGGACAGTTTGAATTTCCTCCATCTGCTCAAGCCACCGGAGACGTCATCAGTCATTTAA CTTCGACCACTAACTTGGAAATTGACGGCAAAAGCCTGCACTTGACCATGCTCTTCTGCCCTTCGCATTTGGAg GCCGTCAATCCCGTTTCCATGGGCAAAACCAGGGCGCGACAGCAGACATTGGGCGACGGCGCCTACTCAAAGGACGAATCGAAACAGTGGAGCGACAAAGTGCTCAACGTCCAA GTGCACGGAGACGCGGCGTTCGCCGGCCAGGGCGTCAATCAGGAGACGCTCAACATGACGACGGTGCCGCACTTTGAGGTCGGTGGCTCGGTGCACTTGGTGGTCAACAACCAGATCGGCTTCTCCACCCCTGGGCCGCGGGGAAGGTCGTCCAGGTACTGCTGCGACCTGGCAAAAATGGTCAGCGCGCCCGTCATCCACGTCAACGGCAACGACCCTGAG ATGGTGTTCCGGGCAACGCAAATCGCCTTCCGCTACCAGAGGCAGTTCAGGAAGGACGTCTTCATCGACATGAACTGCTTCCGCCGCTGGGGCCACAACGAAGTGGACGACCCCACCTTCACCAATCCTATTCAGTACAAAATCATCGACAAACAAAG ATCTGTCCCTGATCTGTATGTGGAGAAACTTGAGGAAAGCGGACTTTTCAGCGCGGAAGAAGCGAGCGGCGTCAGCAAAAAATACTACGACTGGCTGAACAATCAGCTGAAACTTGCGGACAACTACGAACCACAA GCTAGTTTTCTGACTGGACCGTGGTCTCACGTCTGTCAGGCCGATGCGGCGGTCACCACCTGGGACACTGGTGTGTCGACCAACCTGCTGAAATTCGTCGGCCACAAATCAGTGTCCTTTCCGCAAGACTTT GAAATCCACCCTCATTTGCTTAAAACCTTTGTGCAAGGCCGCTTGAGGAAAATCCAGGAAGAAAATCAAATCGACTGGGCCACCGCAGAGGCTTTGGCCGTCGGTTCCTTGCTCTACGAAG GTTATGATGTCCGGATTTGTGGGCAGGATGTTGGTCGCGGGACATTTGCGCAGCGGCACGCGATGCTGGTGGACCAGGAAACCAACGACACGTACATTCCCCTCAATGAAATGGATCCTGAGCAGAAAGGCCACTTGGAG GTGGCAAACAGCATTCTGTCTGAAGAAGCGGTGCTCGGATTCGAGTACGGAATGAGCATCGAGAGTCCGAAGCGGCTTGCCATCTGGGAAGCGCAGTTTGGAGATTTCTTCAACGGGGCGCAAATCCAGATCGACACGTTCATCGCCAGTGGCGAAA CCAAATGGGTCACGTGCAGCGGACTGGTGATGCTTCTGCCCCACGGCTACGACGGCGCCGGCCCCGAGCACAGTTCTTGCCGCCTCGAACGATTCCTCCAGCTCTCGGACTCGAACGAGGACAAGCCCGACGGGGACAACGTCAACATGCATATCGTCCACCCGACCACGCCTGCTCAATATTTCCACCTTCTGCGAAGACAG ATGTTGAGGAACTTCCGCAAACCGCTGATCGTGGCGTCGGCCAAAACCGTGCTCCGCTTGCCTGCGGCCAGTTCGTCTCTTGCCGAAATGGCACCCGGAACTTCTTTTAACCCAGTCCTAG GCGACCTCGAGGCTGAGGCCAACGGGAAGAGCGTGAATCGAGTTGTTTTCACCAGCGGAAAGCATTACTACAGCTTGGTCGGTCAAAGAAAGCTGTTGGATCGAAAGGACGTGGCCATCATTCGAGTCGAGTCTCTCTGCCCTTTCCCCACTCTCGAGCTTAACAAGCAACTGGAGAAATATCCCAGGGCAAAGT catttaTTTGGAGCCAGGAAGAGCCGAGAAACCAAGGCGCTTGGAATTTTGTGCAGCCGCGGTTTTATAACCTAGTGGGAAAGAAG CTTTCCTACAGAGGTCGGCCTACCCTGGCAGCACCTGCCGTTGGCTATGGAATAGCACACAAGCAGCAAGCTGAGGAAGTCATTACCTCTGCATTCTCTCCATAA
- the LOC135939345 gene encoding activating signal cointegrator 1 complex subunit 1: MSDNFWDCEFYKPFPHNLRNLGPKELKEELKKLIPPVMKPYNNIEMPNLKWVTVCDPADGRKSQPSQICLRSESSSDPPPADGSLVGEAQPNYHSEWLENDGESESMFKVEEESGGKHKFKCNLDLPSQLFGLILGPRANKKNAIEQNTNTKIFVPGKSDDVNGTIVVRGNSVRDVEAACRKIYHIIDTNRNSIKATHFLGIVIDSPGVRRAFENFKKISSIDSKFLQHASKLHLTLGMLVLLKDDEKSTAASIVEDCVSQNLRDKHGKLKLRIKGVEIMNDDPTAARVLYGDVVKDDAHDELQQQIRQLLCRLNLAGLLKQDKQHADSDSVKLHMTIANATFAERMAGVSADRGAKNVNMTFDATDALKKFGDYDFGEQLVKALAICEIGSSSEEHGYVQFSQHFLDPQRDQTDLYICKK, encoded by the exons ATGAGTGATAATTTCTGGGACTGCGAGTTTTATAAGCCTTTTCCGCACAACTTGCGAAATTTGGGCCCTAAAGAATTAAAAGAGGAGTTGAAGAAACTGAT ACCGCCTGTCATGAAGCCGTACAACAACATCGAGATGCCCAATCTGAAGTGGGTGACGGTCTGTGACCCTGCTGATGGTAGGAAGTCGCAGCCATCGCAGATTTGCCTCAGGTCTGAATCAAGTTCAGACCCTCCACCTGCTGACGGGTCTCTTGTTGGCGAAGCTCAACCTAATTATCACTCGGAGTGGCTGGAAAATGACGGAGAATCGGAGTCAATGTTCAAAGTCGAAGAGGAGAGTGGaggaaaacacaaatttaaatgcaaccTGGATCTTCCCAG TCAACTCTTTGGTTTGATCCTTGGGCCAAGAGCCAATAAAAAGAATGCAATTGAGCAAAATACAAATACCAAAATCTTTGTTCCTGGCAAAAGTGATGATGTGAATGGCACCATTG TTGTCAGAGGCAACTCAGTCAGAGATGTTGAGGCAGCTTGCAGGAAAATTTACCACATCATTGACACGAATAGAAACTCGATAAAAGCCACTCATTTCCTCGGCATCGTCATTGACTCTCCAGGCGTCAGACGTGCTTTTGAAAActtcaagaaaatttcatcCATTGATTCCAAATTTCTGCAACACGCGTCGAAACTGCACTTGACTCTTGGAATGCTGGTTCTTTTGAAAGACGATGAAAAATCTACGGCTGCAAGCATAGTCGAGGACTGTGTCAGCCAGAACCTCag AGACAAGCACGGAAAACTGAAACTGCGCATCAAAGGCGTGGAAATCATGAACGACGACCCGACAGCGGCCAGAGTGCTTTACGGCGACGTCGTCAAAGATGACGCCCACGACGAGCTTCAGCAACAGATCCGACAGCTTCTCTGTAGGCTCAACTTGGCAGGATTGTTGAAGCAAGACAAACAGCACGCCGACAGCGACAGCGTCAAACTGCACATGACAATTGCCAATGCTACGTTTGCTGAAAGAATGGCTGGCGTGAGCGCGGACAGAGGTGCTAAAAACGTCAACATGACGTTCGACGCTACGGATGCGCTcaag AAATTCGGCGATTACGACTTTGGCGAACAACTGGTCAAGGCGTTGGCAATTTGTGAAATTGGCAGCTCGAGCGAGGAGCATGGTTATGTCCAGTTTTCTCAACACTTCCTCGATCCCCAAAGAGATCAGACTGATTTGTATatttgcaagaaataa